From Acidobacteriota bacterium, one genomic window encodes:
- a CDS encoding VCBS repeat-containing protein codes for MRNFLAVAGKTVLFSLVLLTLVFPSLAQVTLRRAMDVNGDGKADYTIYRQTNNVWYTLRNGGTPVFTNFGLAGLDMPVPGDFDGDGKGDVAVFREVDGDWYWLNSSNGAFNVAHFGSAGDEPVGRDWDGDGKTDLAVVRRSNGVLIWYFRAGVDGSFTQTEFGASTDFTAPGDYDGDGKFDIAIQRPGATADSSAVFHIKSSRNGTISATSWGKSSDLVIPGDYDGDGKTDIAVLREGAKPSDNLQWLILKSSGGSITTSFGITSVDYNVQNDYDGDGKTDIAVYRNGTPGAFYVLNSTTGAMSAVGWGVENDIPVASYDTH; via the coding sequence ATGAGAAATTTTTTGGCCGTTGCGGGTAAAACTGTCCTGTTTTCGTTGGTTCTTTTGACCCTCGTCTTCCCGTCGCTCGCCCAGGTGACACTGCGGCGGGCGATGGATGTAAATGGTGACGGCAAAGCCGATTACACGATCTATCGTCAGACCAATAACGTCTGGTACACACTGCGGAATGGCGGAACGCCGGTTTTCACTAATTTCGGCCTGGCAGGCCTTGATATGCCGGTTCCGGGCGATTTCGACGGTGATGGCAAAGGCGATGTTGCGGTATTCCGCGAGGTAGACGGCGATTGGTATTGGCTGAACAGCTCAAATGGAGCATTCAACGTTGCTCACTTTGGCTCGGCCGGCGATGAACCGGTCGGACGCGATTGGGATGGCGACGGCAAAACCGACCTCGCCGTTGTTCGCCGGTCCAACGGTGTCTTGATATGGTATTTCAGAGCCGGAGTTGACGGATCATTCACGCAAACAGAATTTGGTGCGTCGACAGATTTTACCGCTCCCGGCGATTATGACGGTGACGGCAAGTTTGACATCGCGATACAGCGTCCAGGTGCGACTGCCGATAGCTCGGCAGTATTCCACATCAAGTCGAGTCGAAACGGCACCATATCCGCTACATCGTGGGGCAAGAGCAGCGATCTCGTGATCCCGGGCGACTATGATGGCGACGGCAAAACGGACATAGCGGTGCTGCGTGAAGGCGCAAAACCTAGCGACAATCTTCAGTGGCTTATCCTGAAAAGCTCGGGTGGTTCGATAACGACATCATTCGGTATAACGAGCGTCGATTACAACGTCCAGAACGATTACGACGGAGACGGCAAGACGGACATCGCCGTTTATCGAAACGGAACTCCGGGTGCGTTTTACGTTCTAAACAGCACGACGGGAGCGATGTCAGCGGTTGGCTGGGGCGTTGAGAATGACATCCCAGTGGCGAGTTACGATACGCACTAG
- a CDS encoding adenylyltransferase/cytidyltransferase family protein has translation MADYFAPIISLSELVETVAESREAGSTIVLANGCFDLFHVGHVRYLAGAKDVGDILVVGINSDRQTRLLKGHGRPFINEKERAEIVSSLACVDFVTIFDEPTVENLIRTLKPDFHAKGTDYTTDTVPERDIVREYGGKVAIVGDPKDHSTTDLILKTRDVRQETEA, from the coding sequence ATGGCTGACTATTTTGCGCCAATCATTTCCCTTTCGGAGCTCGTCGAAACCGTCGCAGAATCCCGCGAGGCCGGCTCAACGATCGTGTTGGCGAACGGCTGCTTTGACCTCTTCCATGTCGGGCACGTTCGATATCTCGCCGGAGCGAAAGATGTTGGCGATATTCTTGTTGTGGGCATCAACTCAGACCGCCAAACCCGGCTGTTAAAAGGTCATGGGCGCCCCTTTATCAATGAAAAAGAACGCGCCGAGATCGTTTCGTCACTCGCTTGCGTCGACTTTGTCACGATCTTCGACGAGCCGACGGTCGAAAACCTGATCCGCACGCTCAAACCGGATTTTCACGCCAAAGGCACGGATTACACGACCGACACCGTCCCCGAACGTGACATCGTCCGTGAATACGGCGGTAAAGTCGCAATCGTCGGCGACCCGAAAGACCATTCGACGACGGACCTCATATTGAAGACAAGAGACGTGAGACAAGAAACAGAAGCCTGA
- a CDS encoding 16S rRNA (uracil(1498)-N(3))-methyltransferase gives MSKGVLLKVNDSPLLTRELPQRSARSIKKLAMRRFYSRPENFNDRIITLDTDETRHLRDVLRLKTGDEVSVFDGTGHEYKCSITAIGKKDSELALIEEITPASPESPFEITLASTVLNGEKYDLIIQKSVELGVAKLIPVQTIRGDVKTKDADKRLDRWRRIAMEATKQCGRARLMEIAEPTAVEKLIAETTESVVMFSERDGTDFTAIKPGKKITALIGPKGGWDDSELELARASGISVVTLGGRILRAETAAISLTTILQHRFGDLN, from the coding sequence GTGAGCAAGGGCGTCTTGCTCAAGGTGAATGATTCGCCCTTGCTCACGCGCGAGCTTCCGCAACGGTCTGCTCGCTCGATCAAAAAACTAGCCATGCGCAGATTCTATTCACGACCCGAGAATTTTAACGACCGTATTATCACCCTCGACACCGACGAAACGCGCCACTTGCGCGATGTTTTGAGATTAAAAACGGGCGATGAAGTTTCCGTTTTCGATGGAACCGGACACGAGTACAAATGCTCGATAACTGCGATCGGAAAAAAGGACTCCGAACTCGCCCTGATCGAAGAGATCACCCCAGCTTCGCCCGAATCGCCATTTGAGATCACGCTCGCGTCAACAGTTCTAAATGGCGAGAAATACGACCTAATAATCCAAAAATCAGTCGAACTCGGCGTCGCAAAACTCATTCCGGTTCAGACAATACGCGGCGATGTTAAAACGAAAGACGCCGACAAACGCCTTGACCGCTGGCGACGCATCGCGATGGAAGCGACCAAACAATGCGGCCGTGCGAGGCTGATGGAGATCGCGGAGCCGACGGCTGTCGAGAAGCTCATTGCCGAAACAACCGAAAGCGTCGTGATGTTCTCAGAACGCGACGGCACCGATTTCACCGCGATAAAACCGGGCAAAAAAATAACCGCCTTGATCGGACCGAAAGGCGGTTGGGATGATTCTGAATTGGAACTCGCTCGTGCGAGCGGCATCAGCGTTGTCACTCTCGGCGGCCGCATCTTGCGGGCGGAAACTGCGGCGATCTCACTTACGACGATCCTGCAGCACCGCTTCGGAGACCTGAACTAG
- a CDS encoding site-specific DNA-methyltransferase, whose protein sequence is MQFGTIYHENCIETLRRMDDDLIDMTITSPPYDDLRDYNGYHFPVEDIAAGLFQKTKPGGVVIWVVGDRTINGGESLTSFEHAFEFRKAGFKVHDTMIYAKNNPIPSDCGKRYRQCFEYMFCFSKGQPATFNPITQMIKQEKAFKSFRITKVGRNDLAHDHVAPKERKLDNIFYYGDSEIFYYNVGTSSSKDKVAFGHPAIFPEQLVEDQINTWTNAGDVVYDCFMGSGTTAKIAHQLDRRWLGSEISSEYIAIANERLAKYLDNRELSAVN, encoded by the coding sequence ATGCAATTCGGAACGATCTATCACGAAAACTGTATCGAAACGCTGCGGCGGATGGACGATGATCTGATCGACATGACGATCACGAGCCCGCCGTATGACGATCTGCGTGATTATAACGGATATCATTTTCCGGTTGAGGATATTGCGGCGGGACTATTTCAAAAGACGAAACCCGGCGGTGTTGTCATTTGGGTGGTCGGCGATCGGACGATCAACGGCGGCGAATCACTAACGAGCTTTGAACACGCCTTTGAATTCAGAAAGGCCGGTTTCAAGGTGCATGACACGATGATCTACGCCAAAAATAACCCTATCCCGAGCGATTGCGGCAAGCGTTACCGGCAATGTTTCGAGTATATGTTCTGCTTTTCTAAAGGGCAGCCTGCGACGTTTAACCCGATCACGCAGATGATCAAGCAGGAAAAGGCGTTCAAATCGTTTCGCATTACAAAGGTCGGCCGCAACGACCTCGCTCACGACCACGTCGCGCCGAAGGAGCGAAAGCTCGACAACATCTTTTATTACGGTGACAGCGAGATCTTTTACTACAATGTGGGAACGTCGAGTTCGAAGGACAAGGTCGCATTCGGCCATCCGGCGATCTTTCCCGAGCAGCTTGTCGAGGATCAGATAAATACCTGGACAAACGCCGGCGACGTCGTATACGACTGCTTCATGGGCAGCGGAACGACGGCGAAGATCGCTCATCAATTAGATCGGCGGTGGCTCGGCTCGGAAATTTCCAGTGAATATATCGCGATCGCCAACGAGCGTCTTGCAAAATATCTCGATAATCGTGAGCTTTCGGCGGTGAACTAA
- a CDS encoding 3'-5' exonuclease — protein sequence MLKSPIQELALFYDLEWVPDAAGSKRLFDLPEETTEIEAMQRLWEHSPQYDAEKNPRPFLKYMFSRVVSIAFLSRKLVYRDGEKVPEFSLNSLPKLPVESDDVDEAAIIDRFLYIIGDRRPQLVGYNSSESDLQVLIQRGIINEITAPAFNQRPGKPWEGPDYFDSRNSDAHLDLLTKFSNRGGMSPRLDELAKLCGFPGKIDVKGDQVTDLWLARDLTKIVEYNQIDTLNTYLVWLRVVYFAGQISEEDYVMEQDFFREFLENEMQKPEKAFLGAFLNKWPI from the coding sequence ATGCTGAAATCCCCGATTCAGGAACTTGCTCTGTTTTACGATCTCGAATGGGTGCCCGACGCGGCGGGCTCCAAACGGCTGTTTGACCTGCCCGAGGAAACCACCGAGATCGAGGCAATGCAGCGGCTGTGGGAACACTCGCCTCAGTACGACGCCGAGAAAAATCCGCGTCCGTTTCTCAAATACATGTTCTCGCGCGTCGTCTCGATCGCTTTTTTGTCGCGTAAGCTGGTCTACCGCGATGGCGAAAAGGTGCCGGAGTTTTCGCTCAACTCGCTGCCGAAACTTCCGGTCGAATCCGACGACGTCGACGAAGCCGCGATCATCGACCGTTTTCTCTACATAATCGGCGACCGTCGGCCGCAGCTAGTCGGCTACAATTCGTCCGAATCAGACCTTCAGGTGCTGATCCAACGCGGGATCATCAACGAGATCACGGCTCCGGCGTTCAATCAACGTCCGGGAAAACCGTGGGAAGGGCCGGATTATTTTGATTCGCGAAACAGCGACGCGCACCTCGATCTGCTGACAAAATTCTCAAACCGCGGCGGCATGTCGCCACGGCTCGACGAGCTGGCGAAGCTCTGCGGATTCCCCGGAAAGATCGATGTCAAAGGCGATCAGGTCACAGACCTCTGGCTTGCCCGCGACCTGACAAAGATCGTCGAATACAACCAGATCGACACGCTCAATACCTATCTCGTATGGCTCCGCGTCGTCTACTTCGCGGGTCAGATCTCAGAGGAAGATTACGTGATGGAGCAGGACTTTTTCCGCGAGTTTCTCGAAAACGAGATGCAAAAGCCGGAGAAGGCATTTCTGGGAGCTTTTTTAAATAAGTGGCCAATTTAG
- the ilvD gene encoding dihydroxy-acid dehydratase: MPNNSRSKIITSGVERAPNRSMLRAVGFEDGDFDKPIIGVANGYSNITPCNLSLGKLADAAVIEAKRVGLMPQVFGTITISDGISMGTLGMKYSLISREVIADSIETVCNGQQMDGVLVIGGCDKNMPGGMIAIARLNIPAIYVYGGTIKAGHLNGKDLTVVSAFEAVGEYLAGKIDDAALMAVEKHACPGAGSCGGMYTANTMSSAIEAMGMGLPYSSTMAAEDDEKTQSTLDSVTALAAAVENQLLPRQIMTRKAFENAIAVIMATGGSTNAVLHLLAIAHSAEVDLKIDDFEDIRRKVPVLCDLKPSGLYVATDLHKAGGIPEVMRILLENGLIHGDCMTITGKTVAENLATTGVQAPLLASSGNVQAGVLALQSLVIHPFDRPIYAQGHLAILRGNLAQEGAVAKITGIKNSSITGPARVFDSEEDCMAAIMARKINAGDVLVIRYEGPKGGPGMREMLSPTSAIIGLGLGDAVGLITDGRFSGGTYGMVVGHVAPEAAVGGNIALLEEGDSITIDAVKRLLQVNLSDEELSARRERWSGPPAGPKVIGVAAKYAKLVSSSAFGAVTD, from the coding sequence ATGCCAAATAATTCGAGAAGCAAAATAATCACATCAGGCGTTGAGCGTGCCCCGAATCGTTCGATGCTGCGGGCGGTTGGGTTTGAGGACGGTGATTTTGATAAGCCGATCATTGGTGTGGCGAATGGTTACAGCAACATCACGCCGTGCAATTTGAGTCTGGGGAAACTCGCGGATGCCGCAGTCATTGAGGCAAAACGCGTCGGGTTGATGCCGCAGGTTTTTGGGACTATTACGATATCGGACGGCATTTCCATGGGCACGTTGGGGATGAAGTATTCGCTCATCTCGCGTGAGGTTATCGCAGATTCGATCGAGACGGTTTGCAACGGCCAGCAGATGGATGGCGTGCTGGTGATCGGCGGGTGCGACAAGAATATGCCGGGCGGAATGATCGCGATCGCGCGGCTGAATATCCCGGCGATCTACGTTTACGGTGGCACGATCAAGGCCGGGCATTTGAATGGCAAGGACCTTACCGTTGTCTCCGCTTTCGAAGCCGTTGGCGAATATCTTGCCGGAAAGATCGACGATGCTGCCCTGATGGCGGTCGAGAAGCACGCTTGTCCGGGAGCCGGTTCGTGCGGCGGGATGTACACGGCAAATACGATGTCATCCGCGATCGAGGCGATGGGCATGGGATTGCCGTATTCGTCGACGATGGCGGCTGAGGATGATGAAAAGACGCAGAGTACGCTCGATTCGGTCACGGCTTTGGCCGCAGCGGTCGAGAATCAGCTTTTGCCGCGACAGATCATGACTCGGAAGGCTTTTGAGAACGCGATCGCCGTCATAATGGCGACCGGCGGTTCGACAAACGCGGTGCTGCATCTGCTCGCTATCGCACATTCGGCAGAGGTCGATCTGAAGATCGATGATTTTGAGGACATTCGTCGAAAGGTTCCTGTTTTGTGCGACCTAAAACCTTCGGGTTTGTATGTTGCAACCGATCTGCACAAAGCCGGAGGAATTCCGGAGGTCATGAGAATTTTGCTGGAGAATGGTTTGATCCATGGGGATTGTATGACGATCACCGGTAAGACCGTTGCGGAGAATTTGGCCACGACTGGAGTGCAAGCACCCTTGCTTGCCTCTAGCGGGAACGTGCAAGCAGGGGTGCTTGCACTCCAGTCGCTGGTGATACATCCTTTTGACAGACCAATTTACGCTCAGGGTCATCTTGCGATACTTCGCGGAAACTTGGCACAGGAAGGCGCGGTTGCGAAGATCACGGGTATCAAAAACTCTTCGATCACCGGCCCGGCTCGCGTTTTCGATTCCGAAGAGGACTGCATGGCCGCGATCATGGCCCGGAAGATCAATGCGGGCGATGTCCTAGTAATCCGCTACGAAGGCCCGAAAGGTGGACCCGGAATGCGAGAAATGCTCTCGCCGACCTCCGCGATCATCGGGCTCGGGCTCGGTGACGCGGTCGGGCTGATCACCGATGGACGATTCTCAGGCGGAACATACGGAATGGTCGTAGGCCACGTTGCTCCGGAAGCGGCAGTCGGCGGCAATATTGCATTATTAGAGGAAGGCGACAGCATCACGATCGATGCGGTGAAGCGTCTGCTACAGGTGAATTTGTCGGATGAGGAATTGTCCGCGAGACGCGAACGTTGGTCCGGGCCGCCCGCCGGGCCGAAGGTGATCGGCGTTGCGGCGAAGTACGCAAAGCTGGTTTCGTCGAGCGCGTTTGGGGCGGTGACGGATTAG
- a CDS encoding 3-deoxy-7-phosphoheptulonate synthase, translating into MILVLKPNIDESTREFQRLESHLINLPNIEFRVHKVQGREQLLTEIYLIGNTAALALDEMKSFPGVDHAVRVSEEYRILGRHKDDNRPSNFTYNGVNFGQDTLNVFAGLCAVDSPESVEAMMKALQENGQVCTRMGAYKPRTSPYSFQGHGKNCLPFVFELAGKYGIKVIAMEVTHESHVDEINEALDATGNPTGVMLQIGTRNTQNFELLKSVGRQQEFPVLLKRGFGITLDESLHAAEYLASEGNHKVVFGLRGMKTNIGDPHRNMVDFAHIPVVKRLTRMPVCIDPSHSVGTRSRSSDTILDIMHVTAQGVIAGANMILVDFHPFPNKALVDGPQALRMEELPVFLEDIRMVREVFEKRVQLHRGESTAVGS; encoded by the coding sequence ATGATCCTTGTATTAAAACCAAATATTGACGAATCGACCCGCGAATTTCAGCGGCTGGAGAGTCATTTAATTAACCTTCCGAATATCGAGTTTCGCGTGCACAAGGTTCAGGGGCGTGAACAGCTTTTGACGGAGATCTATTTGATCGGTAACACGGCCGCTTTGGCACTGGATGAGATGAAGAGCTTTCCTGGCGTCGATCACGCGGTTCGCGTTTCTGAGGAATATCGCATTCTCGGCCGTCACAAGGACGACAATCGTCCGAGCAATTTCACCTACAATGGCGTGAATTTCGGACAGGATACGCTGAACGTTTTTGCCGGCTTGTGTGCCGTCGATTCGCCTGAGAGCGTCGAAGCGATGATGAAGGCTTTGCAGGAGAACGGTCAGGTCTGTACGCGAATGGGTGCGTACAAACCGCGAACTTCGCCTTATTCTTTCCAGGGGCACGGCAAGAATTGTCTGCCGTTCGTTTTCGAACTCGCCGGAAAATACGGCATCAAGGTGATCGCGATGGAGGTCACGCACGAGTCGCATGTTGACGAGATCAACGAGGCTCTCGACGCGACCGGAAACCCGACCGGCGTGATGCTGCAGATCGGAACGCGAAACACGCAGAATTTCGAACTGCTCAAGAGCGTAGGTCGTCAACAGGAATTTCCTGTTTTGTTGAAAAGAGGTTTCGGCATCACGCTCGACGAATCGCTCCACGCTGCCGAATATCTGGCCAGCGAAGGCAATCACAAGGTCGTTTTCGGCCTACGCGGTATGAAGACCAACATCGGCGACCCGCATCGCAACATGGTCGATTTTGCCCACATTCCGGTCGTCAAACGTCTGACGCGTATGCCCGTGTGCATCGATCCATCGCACTCGGTCGGAACGCGTTCGCGCAGCTCGGACACGATCCTCGACATCATGCACGTCACCGCCCAGGGCGTGATCGCCGGGGCAAATATGATCCTCGTCGATTTTCACCCGTTCCCGAACAAGGCGTTGGTCGATGGACCGCAGGCTCTTCGGATGGAAGAATTGCCGGTGTTTTTAGAGGACATTCGGATGGTGCGTGAGGTTTTTGAGAAACGAGTCCAATTGCATCGCGGGGAATCGACGGCGGTTGGGAGTTAA
- a CDS encoding chorismate mutase, with product MTAPTINNPRAEIDAIDGELLRLLNKRAEIALRVGAAKTNDERSLCDPNREREVLARLRQENTGPFDEHSIDNIFQRIIDESLLLQQKTYLKPFESSDAPQTEVTKLTGKSRVAFLGDRGTFSEEAALGILGDECVTVSFPTFEDLFTAIDAGKADLILAPLENSLIGSVHRCVDLLLDSSLHIIADVILPVSHYLVACQDATMETIQTVESHPAALAQCRRFFAAYPHLKSVPADDTAGSVRRAVESRDVTRAGIGGRRAAEIYGGKILREHLEDNGENYTRFALLSAKPNEENTGSKISVVIQLRNEAGALHGALRPLVRRNIDIAKIESLPIRNSPGQFNFYLDINVPNIEGDLTGALTEIGEQTEGVRFLGRYSTTRLGSVA from the coding sequence ATGACCGCACCGACAATTAACAATCCTCGGGCTGAGATCGATGCTATCGATGGCGAGCTGCTGCGGCTTTTGAATAAGCGGGCGGAGATCGCCCTGCGCGTCGGGGCGGCGAAGACGAATGACGAGCGTTCGCTGTGCGATCCGAACCGCGAACGCGAGGTTTTGGCGAGGTTGCGGCAGGAAAACACAGGGCCGTTTGACGAGCACAGCATTGACAACATCTTTCAGCGGATAATCGATGAATCGCTTTTGCTTCAGCAAAAAACGTATCTCAAACCTTTCGAAAGTTCCGACGCTCCGCAAACGGAAGTTACGAAACTGACGGGAAAATCGCGTGTCGCGTTTCTCGGTGATCGCGGAACGTTCAGCGAGGAAGCAGCTCTTGGGATCCTCGGCGATGAGTGCGTGACCGTTTCGTTTCCGACTTTCGAAGACCTTTTCACCGCGATCGATGCAGGAAAAGCCGATCTTATCTTGGCTCCGCTTGAGAATAGTTTGATCGGGTCGGTTCATCGCTGTGTTGACCTGCTGCTCGATAGTTCGCTGCATATTATTGCCGATGTGATATTGCCGGTTTCGCACTATTTGGTCGCGTGTCAGGATGCGACGATGGAGACGATACAGACGGTCGAATCGCATCCGGCGGCGCTCGCTCAATGCCGCAGATTTTTTGCCGCATATCCGCATCTGAAAAGCGTTCCGGCTGACGACACGGCGGGCAGCGTTCGGCGTGCGGTCGAGAGCCGCGATGTGACGCGTGCCGGGATCGGCGGACGCCGGGCGGCTGAGATATATGGCGGGAAGATACTTCGCGAGCATCTTGAGGACAACGGTGAGAATTACACTCGTTTTGCATTATTGTCTGCCAAGCCGAACGAGGAAAACACCGGCTCAAAGATATCGGTCGTTATTCAACTAAGAAACGAAGCCGGGGCTTTGCATGGAGCGTTGAGACCGCTCGTTCGCCGCAACATCGACATCGCCAAGATCGAAAGCCTGCCGATCCGCAATTCGCCGGGCCAGTTTAACTTTTATCTCGACATCAACGTACCCAATATCGAAGGCGATCTGACGGGAGCCTTGACCGAGATCGGCGAACAGACCGAGGGCGTGAGATTTCTCGGACGATATTCGACGACGCGTCTGGGCAGTGTCGCTTAG
- a CDS encoding cupin domain-containing protein translates to MKLFDLNEVESDEVSSSYFRKIATGESLTIGKVEVHAGEVTKLHSHESEEVIFVLKGAWLFRLPDEDVTVRANQMLFIPPGVEHSSEVLEDVIAIDICSKARPDWQSGVDKSLHSNPGQFLWGV, encoded by the coding sequence ATGAAATTGTTTGATTTAAACGAGGTCGAAAGTGACGAGGTTAGCTCGTCGTATTTTAGAAAGATTGCTACTGGCGAATCGCTGACGATCGGCAAGGTAGAGGTTCACGCGGGCGAGGTCACCAAGCTTCATTCACATGAATCAGAAGAAGTGATCTTCGTACTAAAAGGCGCGTGGCTGTTTCGTTTGCCGGACGAAGACGTGACGGTTCGAGCAAATCAAATGCTGTTCATCCCGCCGGGTGTTGAGCATTCGTCGGAAGTTTTGGAAGATGTGATCGCGATCGACATTTGCTCGAAGGCCCGCCCTGATTGGCAATCCGGCGTCGACAAGAGCTTGCACAGCAACCCGGGGCAGTTTCTTTGGGGAGTCTAG